A portion of the Paucilactobacillus hokkaidonensis JCM 18461 genome contains these proteins:
- a CDS encoding family 43 glycosylhydrolase: MANIKNPIIPGMAPDPSIIRVDKDYYIATSTFHWNPAVQIFHSTDLANWKLISYALTKGEVNLRGTNTPAGIWAPHLSYDKQSGKFWLAYSHMQNMAGREFNSDSFAMWSDNIQGPWSDPIYLTSIGFDPAVFHDENGKHYVSILEWETRTGYQAPGHIVIAEIDLEKGGIIGNWHRVTTGFTTRGCAEAPQVYKHNGYYYLMIASGGTGYAHGIEMGRSKNIFGPYEANPSGEPIITSSPHHLFSLGDPDSGHFEMYNPKSVMQKAGHGSLVHTTTNEWYIAHLMARPLPNTKLNPLGRETSLQKMTWTKDGWLQMIDGSNLAKMEVPGLRNSDATIQSDQLNNIDDDFNNSRYDLRFMTPYREQKSSWVNTTEHPGNLRIYGGNSFFSQVNPAIMATRATSLNYTAQTSVSFKPDHYSETAGLGLYYDSNNWIYARLCQSDKEDGTVLRLLQAKLGDRIDYIFDEVRVPNNFAEIKINYNLGTTQIMYKISENDDWKQLGDQLDVSYLSDEGVNGEPGEVGGFTAMFNFIGSVDAHQHDSFADFDYYKVINK, from the coding sequence ATGGCAAATATTAAAAATCCAATTATTCCTGGAATGGCACCAGACCCATCAATCATTAGAGTTGATAAAGATTACTACATCGCAACTTCAACATTTCATTGGAATCCAGCTGTTCAAATTTTTCATTCAACAGACTTGGCTAACTGGAAACTGATTTCATATGCCCTAACCAAGGGTGAAGTTAACTTACGTGGGACAAATACACCCGCAGGCATCTGGGCTCCCCATCTGTCCTACGATAAACAAAGTGGTAAATTCTGGCTAGCCTATTCCCACATGCAAAATATGGCAGGACGCGAATTTAATTCTGATTCATTTGCTATGTGGTCAGACAATATTCAAGGGCCATGGTCAGATCCAATTTATTTAACCTCCATTGGATTTGATCCAGCTGTTTTCCACGATGAGAATGGTAAACACTACGTTTCTATTTTGGAATGGGAAACAAGAACTGGATATCAAGCTCCAGGTCACATCGTAATTGCAGAGATTGATTTAGAAAAAGGTGGCATTATAGGCAACTGGCATCGTGTTACCACAGGATTTACAACCCGTGGATGTGCCGAAGCACCCCAGGTTTACAAACACAATGGTTATTACTACTTAATGATTGCATCAGGTGGTACTGGATATGCACACGGAATTGAAATGGGACGGTCAAAAAATATCTTTGGACCATATGAAGCAAACCCATCCGGTGAGCCAATTATTACGTCATCTCCACACCACCTTTTCTCCCTAGGAGATCCAGATTCTGGTCATTTTGAAATGTACAACCCAAAATCTGTTATGCAAAAAGCAGGCCACGGATCTTTAGTACACACGACCACTAATGAATGGTATATAGCACATTTAATGGCTCGGCCTTTACCAAATACTAAACTAAATCCATTAGGACGTGAAACATCTCTTCAAAAAATGACTTGGACGAAAGATGGTTGGCTTCAAATGATCGATGGATCTAACTTGGCTAAAATGGAAGTTCCAGGATTAAGGAATAGTGATGCCACAATTCAATCTGATCAACTAAACAATATTGATGACGATTTTAACAATTCTAGATATGATTTACGATTCATGACTCCTTATCGTGAACAGAAATCTTCGTGGGTGAATACAACTGAACATCCAGGAAATTTAAGAATTTATGGTGGTAACTCATTTTTCTCTCAAGTAAATCCAGCAATTATGGCCACGCGTGCCACATCTCTAAACTACACCGCCCAAACCAGCGTATCTTTCAAACCGGATCATTACTCAGAAACTGCTGGTTTAGGCTTATATTACGATTCAAACAACTGGATTTACGCTAGATTATGTCAATCTGATAAAGAAGATGGAACAGTATTAAGATTACTACAAGCAAAATTAGGCGATCGGATTGATTATATTTTCGATGAAGTTCGTGTACCAAACAACTTTGCTGAAATTAAAATTAATTACAACCTTGGCACCACACAAATCATGTACAAAATTTCGGAAAACGATGACTGGAAACAGCTTGGAGATCAATTAGATGTTTCATATTTATCTGATGAAGGTGTCAATGGTGAACCGGGTGAAGTTGGCGGATTTACAGCTATGTTTAACTTTATCGGTTCAGTAGATGCCCATCAGCACGATTCATTTGCTGACTTTGATTATTACAAAGTTATAAATAAGTAA